The Bosea sp. AS-1 region GATCGCCAGCAATCCTTCGGCTACACCACCGAGGATGTCCGGCTGCTGATGGCGCCGATGGCGGTGACCGGCCAGGAGGCCGTCGGCTCGATGGGTACGGATACGCCGATCTCGGCGCTCTCGCTCAAGTCGAAGCTGCTCTACACCTATTTCAAGCAGAACTTCGCGCAGGTCACGAACCCGCCGATCGACCCGATCCGCGAAGAGCTGGTGATGAGCCTGCTTTCCTTCATCGGGCCGCGTCCGAACATCCTCGATCTGGAGGGCACCTCGCGGCGCAAGCGGCTGGAAGTGCGCACCCCGATCCTGACCAATGACGATCTCGAGAAGATCCGCTGCATCGGCCATTACGAGGATCGCTTCGACACCAAGACCATCGACTTCACCTATCCGGCGCGCGAGGGCGCGGGCGGCATGGCGGGTGCGCTGGAACGGCTCTGCGAGCGCGCCGAGGCCGCGGTCCATGGTGGCTACAACATCATCATCCTGTCCGATCGGCAGGTCGGCGCCGACCGCATCCCGATCCCGGCGCTGCTGGCGACGGCGGCCGTCCACCATCACCTGATCCGCAAGGGCCTGCGCACCTCGGTCGGCCTCGTCGTCGAATCCGGCGAGCCGCGCGAGATCCATCATTTCTGCTGCCTCGCCGGCTACGGCGCCGAGGCGATCAACCCCTATCTCGCCTTCGATACCCTGCTCGACCAGCATGAGCAGGGCGCCTTCCCCGAGGAGGTCGACGCCGACGAGGTGGTGAAGCGCTACATCAAGTCGGTCGGCAAGGGTGTGCTCAAGGTGATGTCCAAGATGGGCATCTCGACCTACCAGTCCTATTGCGGCGCGCAGATCTTCGACGCCGTCGGCCTGAAGAGCGCCTTCGTCGACAAGTTCTTCTTCGGCACCGGCACGGCGATCGAAGGCGTGGGCCTCGACGAGATCGCCGAGGAGAGCCTGCGCCGGCATCGCGACGCTTTCGGCGACTCGCCGCTCTACCGCAACAGCCTCGATATCGGCGGCGAGTACATGTACCGCATCCGCGGCGAAGACCATGTCTGGAAGCCGGACGTCGTCGCCTCGCTGCAGCATGCGGTGCGCCTCAACGCGCAGGATCGCTACGAGGAGTTCGCCAGGCAGGTGAACGACGACGCGCAGCGGCTCAGCACCATCCGCGGCTTGTTCAAGGTGAAGATGGCCGAGGAGAACGGGCGCAAGCCCGTGCCGCTGGAGAGCGTCGAGCCCGCCGCCGAGATCGTGAAGCGCTTCGCCACCGGCGCGATGTCCTTCGGCTCGATCTCGCGCGAGGCGCATGAGACGCTCGCCATCGCGATGAACCAGATCGGCGGCAAGTCGAACACCGGCGAGGGCGGCGAGGAAGCGATCCGCTTCAAGCCGCTGCCGGATGGCCGCTCGAAGCGCTCGGCGATCAAGCAGATCGCGTCCGGCCGCTTCGGCGTGACGACCGAGTATCTCGTCAACTCCGACGTGATGCAGATCAAGGTCGCGCAGGGCGCCAAGCCCGGCGAGGGCGGCCAGCTCCCCGGCCACAAGGTCGACGCCAAGATTGCGCGGACCCGGCATTCGACGCCGGGCGTCGGCCTGATCTCGCCGCCGCCGCACCATGACATCTATTCGATCGAGGATCTGGCGCAGCTGATCTTCGACCTGAAGAACGTCAATCCGGCGGCCGACGTCTCGGTGAAGCTCGTCTCCGAGATCGGCGTCGGCACCGTCGCTGCCGGCGTCGCCAAGTCGCGGGCCGACCACATCACCATCTCCGGCTTCGAGGGCGGCACGGGCGCGAGCCCGTTGACCTCGCTGAAGCATGCCGGTTCGCCCTGGGAGATCGGCCTCGCCGAGACCCAGCAGACGCTGGTGCTGAACCATCTGCGCGGCCGCGTGGCCTTGCAGGTCGACGGTGGCCTGCGCACGGGTCGCGACGTCATCATCGGCGCGCTGCTCGGCGCCGACGAGTTCGGCTTCTCGACCGCGCCGCTGATCGCGGCCGGCTGCATCATGATGCGCAAGTGCCACCTCAACACCTGCCCGGTCGGCGTCGCGACGCAGGATCCGGTGCTGCGCAAGCGCTTCAAGGGCCTGCCAGAGCATGTCGTGAACTACTTCTTCTTCGTGGCCGAGGATGTCCGCCGGATCATGGCGGAGATGGGCTTCACGAAGATCGAGGAGATCGTCGGCCGCTCCGACCTGCTCGACAAGAAGGATGCGATCGAGCACTGGAAGGCGAATGGGCTCGATTTCTCGAAGCTCTTCCACAAGGTCGAGCTGCCGGGCGTGGCGATCCGCCATGTCGAGTTGCAGAAGCATCCGATCGACGAAGTGCTCGACCGCCGGCTGATCGAGGCGGCGGCAAGTGCGATCGAGACCGGTGCGCCGGTCGTGATCGAGGAGATGATCAGCAACGTCGATCGTTCGGCCGGCGCCATGCTCTCGGGCGCGGTCGCCAAGAAGTACGGCCATGCCGGCCTGCCGGACGACACCATCACGGTGAAGCTGAAGGGGACCTCCGGCCAGAGCTTCGCGGCCTTTCTCGCCGCGGGCGTCACGGTCGAGCTCACCGGCCAGGCCAACGACTATGTCGGGAAGGGGCTCTCGGGCGGCAAGCTGATCGTGAAGCCGGACCCTGCGACCAAGGCCGTGGCCGAGCGCTCGATCATCGTCGGCAACACCGTGCTCTACGGTGCCATCGCGGGCGAGGCCTATTTCCGGGGCGTCGCCGGCGAGCGTTTCGCGGTGCGCAACTCGGGCGCCATCGCGGTGGTGGAAGGCACGGGCGACCATGGCTGCGAGTACATGACGGGCGGCGTCGTCGCGGTGATCGGCCAGACCGGACGCAACTTCGCGGCCGGCATGTCGGGCGGCATCGCCTATGTGCTGGACGAGGACGGCACCTTCAAGTCGCGCTGCAACCTCTCGATGGTCGATCTCGAACCGGTCGAGGAGGAGGAGGACCTGATGGAGCGGCTGCACCATCACGGCGGCGACCTCGAGCACAAGGGCCGCATCGATATGACCAACATGTCCGGTCATGACGACGAGCGCCTGATGCAGATGCTGACGAACCACTTCACCTATACCGGTTCGCAGCGTGCCCGCACGATCCTCGACAATTGGGCGGATTACCGCACCAAATTCGTGAAGGTGATGCCGGTCGAATACCGCCGCGCGCTGCGCGAGATGGAACAGGCCCGCACCTTGCAGGCTGCGGAATAAACGAAACGCCACCCGCCGGGGCTTGCGCCCCGGTATCTCGATCAGATTAAGGCACGCGCACGGGGACGCCCCGCGCACACGGCGAGAGAAACGGTATGGGCAAGGTCACGGGCTTTCTCGAATACGACCGGCAGGAGCAGAAGTATCAGCTCGCCGGCGACCGCATCCGGCACTTCCGGGAGTTCACACTTCCGCTGGAGGAGCGCGACATCAAGAAGCAGGCGGCGCGCTGCATGGATTGCGGCATCCCCTTCTGCCATGGGCCGACCGGCTGCCCGGTGCACAACCAGATTCCGGACTGGAACGAGCTGGTCTATTCCGGGGGCTGGGAGGACGCGCTGCGCAACCTCCATTCCACCAACAACTTCCCGGAATTCACCGGTCGCATCTGCCCCGCGCCTTGCGAGGAAGCCTGCACGCTCAACCTCGAGAACATGCCGGTGACGATCAAGACGATCGAGCAGGCGATCGCCGACAAGGGCTGGCAGGAAGGTTGGATCGCCCCCGAGATCCCGGCGAAGCGCACCGGCAAGCGCATCGCCATCGTCGGCTCCGGTCCGGCGGGCATGGCCGCGGCGCAGCAGCTCGCCCGCGTCGGCCATGATGTCCATCTCTATGAGCGCGAGGCCAAGGCCGGCGGCCTGCTGCGCTACGGCATTCCCGACTTCAAGATGGAAAAGAAGCACATCGACCGCCGGGTGAAGCAGATGGAGGCGGAAGGCGTGACCTTCCACTACAACGCCAATGTCGGCGTGACGCTGCCCTTCGCGAAGCTCGTCGCCGAGCATGATGCGGTGCTGATGACGGGCGGGGCGGAAGCGCCGCGCGATCCCGGCCTGCCGGAGACCAATCTCTCGGGCGTGCATTACGCGATGCCGTACCTCACCCAGCAGAACAAGCGCGTCGGCGGCGAGGATGTCTCGAACGAGGCGCCGATCCTGGCGGCCGGCAAGCATGTCGTGGTGGTTGGCGGCGGCGATACCGCCTCCGACTGCGTCGGCACGGCCTTCCGCCAGGGCGCACTCTCGGTGACGCAGCTCGACATCCGGCCGATGGCGCCGGAGATGGAGGACAAGCTCACCGTCTGGCCGTACTGGCCGACGAAGTTCCGTACCTCCTCCTCGCAGGCCGAGGGTGCCGAGCGCGAATTCCAGGCGGCGACGCTCGGGCTCGAAGGCCGCAACGGTCGCCTCACCGGCGTGAAGTGCGCCCGCGTCGACGAGAAGCGCAAGCCGATCCCCGGCACCGAATTCGTGCTCCAGGCCGACCTCTGCTTCCTCGCCATCGGCTTCGCCGGCTCGGTGATCGAGGGCATGATCGCGCAGTCGGGCGTGGGCGTGGACAAGCGCGCCAACGTCGTCGCCAATGACCGCGACTACAAGACCAGCGTCGACAAGGTCTTCGTCGCCGGCGACATGCGCCGTGGCCAGTCGTTGGTCGTCTGGGCGATCCGCGAGGGCCGCCAAGCGGCGCATGCCATCGACAAGCAGCTGATGGGGGAGACCATCCTGCCGATGTGAGCCGGATCGCCGGGCGGCTCTGGTCATCCGCGCCGGCTTCGCTATGTTCGCTGCCATGGAATCGAGTCAGAAGGGGAAGCAGGCGCCGCGCCGTCGCTTCCATTGCCGCACCCGAGGACCTGTTTTCGCCCCGCGCTTCACTTCGCGGGGCTGACAGGAGCCGCATCGTCGTCTCGTCGTCAGCCTTTTTGGGCGCGCTTGCTTGCGTCTGACTGACTTCACGAGATTCCGATGTCCCTGATCGCCATCAAAGACCTTTCGCTCATCCGCACCGAGACCCTGTTCGCCGGGCTCGATCTCTCCATCGCCAAGGGCGACCGTCTCGGCCTCGTCGCTGCCAATGGCCGCGGCAAATCCTCGCTCCTGCGCATCCTGGCCAGCGAGGAGGAGGCGACCGGAGGGGCGCTGACCCGGTCGCGCGGTCTTGTCGCCGCCTTCGCGCCGCAGGACCCGCCGACACGTCTGCTCGCGATGAGCCTCTACGATGCCGTGCGCGATGCGCTCGATGCCGAGGCGGCCGAAACGGAGAGCTGGCGGGTCGATGTGCTGCTCGACGACCTCGCCGTCGACGAGGCCTTGCGCAGCCGCCCTGTCGGCAGCCTGTCAGGTGGCTGGCAGCGCAGCATGCTGCTGGCGCGGGCGGCGGTGATCGAGCCCGACCTCCTCCTGCTCGACGAACCGACCAACCATCTCGACCTGGCGCGGATCGGCGTGCTTGAGCGCTTTCTTGCCGGCCTGCCGCGTGATTGCGCCGTCGTGGTCGCGAGTCATGACCGCGCCTTCCTCGACGACATCAGCAGCCGGACCCTGTTCCTGCGCCCGACGGAGAGCGCTGATTTCGCCCTGCCGTATTCGCGCGCCCTGCAGGCGCTCGAGGAGCGCGACGCAGCGCGCGGCCGGCAGTTCGAGAACGACATGCGCAAGGTCAGGGCCCTGCGGCAGCAGGCGGCCAAGCTCAAGAACATCGGCATCAATTCCGGCTCCGACCTGCTGGTGGTCAAGACGAAGCAACTGTCCGAGCGCGCCGACAAGCTGGAGGGGAGTGCCCGGCCGGCCCACAAGGAGCGCTCCGCAGGGGCGATCAGGCTCGCCAACAGCGGTAGCCATGCCAAGGCGCTGGTCGCGATCAAGGACACGGTGATCGCGACGCCGGATGGGCGGCCGCTCTTCCGAACCGGCCAGCTCTGGATCGAGAACGGCGACCGGATCGCCCTGCTCGGCGCCAATGGCACCGGCAAGACGCGCTTCGTCGCGCGGCTGCGGGCGGCGCTCGGCGGCGACGATCCGGAGATCCGCGGCGCGGCGAGCCTGAAGCTCGGCCATTCCGACCAGGCACTGTCGCAGCTCGATGCCTGGGTGACGCCCTGGGAGGCGGTGAAACGGTCGAGCGATGTCGGAGATCAGCTTGCCCGCACGCTGCTGGCGGGCGCAGGGATCGCGAGCGAGGCCCAGTCCGCGCCGATCTCCCGGTTCTCGGGCGGGCAGAAGGCACGGCTCGCGATGCTGCTGCTGCGCCTCGCGCAGCCGAACTTCTACCTGCTCGACGAGCCGACCAACCATCTCGATATCGAGGGGCAGGACAGGCTGGAGCGCGAGTTGATCGAGCACGAACCGGCTTGCCTGCTGGTCAGCCATGACCGCGCCTTCGTCCGCGCGGTGGCGACGCGCATCTGGGTGATCGACGGCAAGAGGCTGGTCGAGGTCGACGACCCCGATCCGATCTTCGACCGTCTGATGGCGGGATGATCGGGATCGAGTGCAGCAGTGTGGCTAGCCGACGCCGCAATCGGAGTTGGGCGCGCCGGGCGGGATGGAGACGGTGAACTCCTTCCGCGCGATCTCCTGCCCACTGGCCGAGATGACGAAGGTCCAGCGGCCCGGCTCCATTTCCCACTCATGGTCGAAGGTAAAACCGATATGGGTGACACCATTGACCACGGCACTCGGGAAGCGGTCCTCGGCACTGGTCTTGCCGTCGGGGCGGGTGAAGCGCGGATGCTCGACGCGAACGGAGACCCGTCCCGGCAGCACGCGCGGAATGGCGTCGGTCAGCGCGAGCGAGAGACCGAAGTTCCGGCACAGCCGTGCCTCGACGCGATCCGTGCGCTCGAGGTAGCGGATGTTCTTCATCTCGCGCGCGGGTTCGAGGCCGGCCTGGCCGGGGGTTGGCGTTGCCTCGAGGCGGCGTCCGACGGTGACGCCGAAATCGATGATCTCGCCTTTTGGCGCGGCCGCGGCGGGGCCAGCTATGGCAGCGAGGGCCATGATGGCCATTACAGCCGCGGGTCGGCGTTTGCTCATGGGGCGTCTGCAGTCCTGCTTTCGCCCCTAATATTGAACTTGGCTGGCTGGCCGGTCAAAGATCGCACTGCCGAGGACCGATCGCTCCGGCAATTCCCGATAGGACCACAACCTTCCGCCTGAGGTCGTCGCATGCCGAAGCAAGCCATGCCGCACCCGGTTCTTGCGACGACGCGCCTGCGCTTGCGCCAGTTTCGCAGCGACGACGTCGATGGGATGCATGAGTGCTTCGCCGATCCCGGCGCGATGCGCTTCTGGAATCAGCCAGTCTATACGAAGCGTATCGAAACCGAGCGCTCGGTGCGCAGCTTCATCGACTGTACGCCGTCCTACTATCGGTTCTGGGCAGTGGCGGATGCTGGAACGGATCGCTGCCTCGGACTCGTCAACTATCACGACGGCCATATCCGCAGTAAACGGGCGAGTATCGGCTACATGATAAACCCCGCGCTTCACCGGCAGGGTATCGCGACTGAAGCGGTCACGGCGATGCTCGATTTCTGCTTCGTCGAGCTTGGCCTGCACCGTCTCCAGGCCTTCATCCATCCGGATAATCACCCGTCGGTTCGCCTGGTCGAGAAGTTCCGGTTTCGCCGTGAGGGTCTGCTGCGCGACAATCTGCGCGTCGGGGAGGTCTGGCGCGACGATGTGCTCTATGCGCTGCTCGCGGACGAGTGGCGCAACGCGGCGCGGTGATCCGAAGCTGCCCGAAGAGGGGGCGGGGCCCTCAGCGTGGCCAGCGGTAGTCGTCGATCCGCCCGGGCACCGGCTCGGGCGCGATGCCCTGGCCGAAGACGCGTTCGAGCTGGGTAGCGGCATCG contains the following coding sequences:
- the gltB gene encoding glutamate synthase large subunit, producing the protein MSATSKASGAKGFERFPAVRDPALPTHQGLYDPANEKDSCGVGFIADMKNRKSHAIVQQGLQILHNIDHRGAVGADPKLGDGCGILTQIPHRFFKEECAKLGVELPEPGFYAIGQFFMPQDAASRTLCEEIIAQTVEEEGLNFLGWRDVPVDNSDLGKAVLETEPVHRQLFVGRPEDITSEEEFERQVYVLRKSVSNKVYKHQERKTAEYYPVSMSARTIVYKGMVLVNQLGSYFKDLQDERFESALALVHQRFATNTFPSWRLAHPYRMVAHNGEINTLRGNVNWMAARQASVDSELFGSDISKLWPISYEGQSDTACFDNALEFLVQGGYSLTHAMMMLVPEAWNGNPLMDEERRAFYEYHAALMEPWDGPAAIAFTDGRQIGATLDRNGLRPARYLVTDDGLVVLASEFGVLPIPEEKIVEKWRLQPGKMLLIDLEQGRIIGDDEIKTSLCLANPYKDWLKRTQIVLEDLPPVEARASRTDVPLLDRQQSFGYTTEDVRLLMAPMAVTGQEAVGSMGTDTPISALSLKSKLLYTYFKQNFAQVTNPPIDPIREELVMSLLSFIGPRPNILDLEGTSRRKRLEVRTPILTNDDLEKIRCIGHYEDRFDTKTIDFTYPAREGAGGMAGALERLCERAEAAVHGGYNIIILSDRQVGADRIPIPALLATAAVHHHLIRKGLRTSVGLVVESGEPREIHHFCCLAGYGAEAINPYLAFDTLLDQHEQGAFPEEVDADEVVKRYIKSVGKGVLKVMSKMGISTYQSYCGAQIFDAVGLKSAFVDKFFFGTGTAIEGVGLDEIAEESLRRHRDAFGDSPLYRNSLDIGGEYMYRIRGEDHVWKPDVVASLQHAVRLNAQDRYEEFARQVNDDAQRLSTIRGLFKVKMAEENGRKPVPLESVEPAAEIVKRFATGAMSFGSISREAHETLAIAMNQIGGKSNTGEGGEEAIRFKPLPDGRSKRSAIKQIASGRFGVTTEYLVNSDVMQIKVAQGAKPGEGGQLPGHKVDAKIARTRHSTPGVGLISPPPHHDIYSIEDLAQLIFDLKNVNPAADVSVKLVSEIGVGTVAAGVAKSRADHITISGFEGGTGASPLTSLKHAGSPWEIGLAETQQTLVLNHLRGRVALQVDGGLRTGRDVIIGALLGADEFGFSTAPLIAAGCIMMRKCHLNTCPVGVATQDPVLRKRFKGLPEHVVNYFFFVAEDVRRIMAEMGFTKIEEIVGRSDLLDKKDAIEHWKANGLDFSKLFHKVELPGVAIRHVELQKHPIDEVLDRRLIEAAASAIETGAPVVIEEMISNVDRSAGAMLSGAVAKKYGHAGLPDDTITVKLKGTSGQSFAAFLAAGVTVELTGQANDYVGKGLSGGKLIVKPDPATKAVAERSIIVGNTVLYGAIAGEAYFRGVAGERFAVRNSGAIAVVEGTGDHGCEYMTGGVVAVIGQTGRNFAAGMSGGIAYVLDEDGTFKSRCNLSMVDLEPVEEEEDLMERLHHHGGDLEHKGRIDMTNMSGHDDERLMQMLTNHFTYTGSQRARTILDNWADYRTKFVKVMPVEYRRALREMEQARTLQAAE
- a CDS encoding glutamate synthase subunit beta; translated protein: MGKVTGFLEYDRQEQKYQLAGDRIRHFREFTLPLEERDIKKQAARCMDCGIPFCHGPTGCPVHNQIPDWNELVYSGGWEDALRNLHSTNNFPEFTGRICPAPCEEACTLNLENMPVTIKTIEQAIADKGWQEGWIAPEIPAKRTGKRIAIVGSGPAGMAAAQQLARVGHDVHLYEREAKAGGLLRYGIPDFKMEKKHIDRRVKQMEAEGVTFHYNANVGVTLPFAKLVAEHDAVLMTGGAEAPRDPGLPETNLSGVHYAMPYLTQQNKRVGGEDVSNEAPILAAGKHVVVVGGGDTASDCVGTAFRQGALSVTQLDIRPMAPEMEDKLTVWPYWPTKFRTSSSQAEGAEREFQAATLGLEGRNGRLTGVKCARVDEKRKPIPGTEFVLQADLCFLAIGFAGSVIEGMIAQSGVGVDKRANVVANDRDYKTSVDKVFVAGDMRRGQSLVVWAIREGRQAAHAIDKQLMGETILPM
- a CDS encoding ABC-F family ATP-binding cassette domain-containing protein: MSLIAIKDLSLIRTETLFAGLDLSIAKGDRLGLVAANGRGKSSLLRILASEEEATGGALTRSRGLVAAFAPQDPPTRLLAMSLYDAVRDALDAEAAETESWRVDVLLDDLAVDEALRSRPVGSLSGGWQRSMLLARAAVIEPDLLLLDEPTNHLDLARIGVLERFLAGLPRDCAVVVASHDRAFLDDISSRTLFLRPTESADFALPYSRALQALEERDAARGRQFENDMRKVRALRQQAAKLKNIGINSGSDLLVVKTKQLSERADKLEGSARPAHKERSAGAIRLANSGSHAKALVAIKDTVIATPDGRPLFRTGQLWIENGDRIALLGANGTGKTRFVARLRAALGGDDPEIRGAASLKLGHSDQALSQLDAWVTPWEAVKRSSDVGDQLARTLLAGAGIASEAQSAPISRFSGGQKARLAMLLLRLAQPNFYLLDEPTNHLDIEGQDRLERELIEHEPACLLVSHDRAFVRAVATRIWVIDGKRLVEVDDPDPIFDRLMAG
- a CDS encoding DUF3859 domain-containing protein, giving the protein MSKRRPAAVMAIMALAAIAGPAAAAPKGEIIDFGVTVGRRLEATPTPGQAGLEPAREMKNIRYLERTDRVEARLCRNFGLSLALTDAIPRVLPGRVSVRVEHPRFTRPDGKTSAEDRFPSAVVNGVTHIGFTFDHEWEMEPGRWTFVISASGQEIARKEFTVSIPPGAPNSDCGVG
- a CDS encoding GNAT family protein codes for the protein MPKQAMPHPVLATTRLRLRQFRSDDVDGMHECFADPGAMRFWNQPVYTKRIETERSVRSFIDCTPSYYRFWAVADAGTDRCLGLVNYHDGHIRSKRASIGYMINPALHRQGIATEAVTAMLDFCFVELGLHRLQAFIHPDNHPSVRLVEKFRFRREGLLRDNLRVGEVWRDDVLYALLADEWRNAAR